Below is a window of Coriobacterium glomerans PW2 DNA.
CGCTCGCGAGCGACTCCCGGGCTCCTGCTGAAGCGCTGATGCGATCCGGTCTCACCACGTCGCGAATCTTTCCCCGCCTTCCGTTCGTACCAGCCGATACCGACGATCTGGCAGCGCGTTGCGAGCTGATCCTCGGCCTTCAGGCGGCCGGCCTCAAGACCCGACTTTCCCACACGCACGCCGAGCGGATCGTGATCGGCGTTTCCGGAGGGCTCGATTCCACTCTGGCGCTTCTCGTGTGCGCGCGCGCCTTCGATGATCTCGGACTCGCTCGCGCGGGCATCGTCGCCGTTTCCATGCCGGGCTTCGGTACGACGGGTCGCACGAAGGGTAACGCCGAGCGACTCGCGCGCTCGCTGGACGCGACGTTTCGCGAGATCCCGATCGACGCGGCCGTACGGCAGCATTTCCGCGACATCGGCCACGACGCGCGCCTCACCGATGTGACCTACGAGAACAGTCAGGCTCGGGAGCGCACCCAGATCCTCATGGATCTGGCGAACCAGCTCGGCGCCCTCGTCATCGGCACAGGGGATCTCTCCGAGCTCGCGCTCGGATGGGCGACCTACAACGGCGACCATATGAGCATGTACGGTGTGAACGCGAGCGTGCCCAAGACGCTCGTCCGCCACCTCGTCGGATATGTCGCCGAGGCCTCAGCGGGAGAGATCGCCGACACGCTGAGCGACATTCTGGACACGCCCGTATCGCCCGAGCTGCTGCCGCCGGAGCCCGACGGAGCGATCGCGCAGCGAACCGAGGAACTCGTCGGACCCTATGAGCTGCATGACTATTTCCTCTATTATCTCCTGCGATTCGGTCTGTCGCCGGGCCGCATCTTCAGAACGGCGTGTCGCTCCTTCGATGGAACCTACGACCCTTCGACCATTCTATCTTGGCTCAGGGTCTTCTACAGGCGCTTCTTCTCCCAGCAGTTCAAGCGCAGCGCGCTGCCCGATGGTCCCAAGGTGGGTTCGGTGAGCCTGTCGCCGCGGGGGGACTGGCGCATGCCCAGCGATGCGAGCGCGCGGATGTGGCTCGACGAGATCGACCGTCTCACCGAGACCCTCGCGAACGAAGTATCGATAGAATCTGCAGATTCGCAGATTTAAATCGCGCGGAATGGATATATGCTACTGGAGGACAAACGTACGGC
It encodes the following:
- a CDS encoding NAD(+) synthase; translated protein: MDQRVGGSTRNGVRDRAHDGFFRVAAATPAIRVADVEANAAAALAHIRAAARQGAGALALPELCLTGYTCQDLFLDRTLIDAAERSLRDILAQTRDLPLLFTIGLPVAHGSALYNCCAVCCAGRLLGLSAKRNLPNHGEFYEARWFSPAPADAVLSVRLAGQSAPLGWGLVFCCSDDGMDEVAIGVEICEDLWVADPPSVEMALARGAAVVLNASASDEIIGKADYRSSLVSAQSARLFCAYVYADAGEGESTTDLVFAGENLIAENGRTIAETDLFTTDMASADIDLDRLCAERRRSSTWTARVAEGSDARSVPFSFTGSARALASDSRAPAEALMRSGLTTSRIFPRLPFVPADTDDLAARCELILGLQAAGLKTRLSHTHAERIVIGVSGGLDSTLALLVCARAFDDLGLARAGIVAVSMPGFGTTGRTKGNAERLARSLDATFREIPIDAAVRQHFRDIGHDARLTDVTYENSQARERTQILMDLANQLGALVIGTGDLSELALGWATYNGDHMSMYGVNASVPKTLVRHLVGYVAEASAGEIADTLSDILDTPVSPELLPPEPDGAIAQRTEELVGPYELHDYFLYYLLRFGLSPGRIFRTACRSFDGTYDPSTILSWLRVFYRRFFSQQFKRSALPDGPKVGSVSLSPRGDWRMPSDASARMWLDEIDRLTETLANEVSIESADSQI